In Populus alba chromosome 4, ASM523922v2, whole genome shotgun sequence, the genomic window CTGAAAAGACATGCCTGTTGCATATGCCTTGGCAGGGTGTCCCATTGTTGTATGTACCACTGGAGGTTGTCATGTCAAAATACTATGGAGAAAGTGAACGCTTGCTGGGAAAAGTTTTCACACTTGCAAATGAGATCCCTAATGGTGCTATTATATTTCTAGACGAGGTAACATATGCTAGTGATGTGCACTTGATACTGTAcacagtattattttttttcattatgctCCATTTCTAGAAATAAATGCAAATCTAAACAATCTGGTTTCatgtttcttttcaaaattgtaACAGGTTGATTCATTTGCTGCTGCTCGAGACAGTGAAATGCATGAAGCCACTCGTAGAATTTTGTCAGTTCTGTTGCGACAGGTAAAAATGGGCTTGTGTTTTCTGTGGGACAAAAATCTGAGCCTTTATTATCTGCTAAGGACATAAGACTCTCTTCTCATTATTAAGGGTCCTGGTCCTGCCCCGgcctttcctttctttcattatttttttttattaatgtcattACTATAGGTTATATTATCAATTTCTGAAACTCTTGGAGTAAGAATGCACTTGCTatactagtaaaaaaaatgcttaaaattttGACTTGTTTATAAAGGGCATTTGGGAGTCTCTATTCTTAATTGTTAGTAGCAAATTAATGTTAGAATTTTTTCCCAAATCCAATCTCATGTTGAGCCCTAGATTTCACGCTCCTTTACGTTATAAAGGCTTTTTTCCtatatgtgttttatttatattgtgcAAGTAGCATTTATAGAATTGTTTGGATGCTTGTTCATGAGCTTAACTTGCATGAACTTAAATGGATGGTATCAGCCAAATTTGTGTTGTCCTTGATGAAATAGACTTTCTCTGTTTTCAGATTGATGGATTTGAACAGGATAAGAAAGTGGTAGTAATTGCCGCCACAAATAGAAAACAAGACCTTGACCCTGCTTTAATCAGGTATATCAGTGAAAAGTTGATGTTGATCATCTCACCTGAGTCAATTGGAGAGTTTTCTAACAAGTTTTATGTGTGTTCTCAGTCGGTTTGATTCAATGATTACCTTTGGCCTACCTGATCGGCAGAATCGACAGGAAATAGCTGCCCAGTATGCGAAGCACCTAACAGAATCTGAGTTGGAGGAATTTGCTAGAGTTACAGAGGAGTAAGATTGACAGATCTCGTTCAAATCAAATTCTTCCGTCATTctcttaaattgttaaatagaaaattcttaaaaatatggttttgaGGGAGGGGTGCAATGGTTGTATCCTCATAGTGCTTctttaatttgaaaagattttggTAATTTGAATACGTGTTGGCCCATATGTGGAGATCATTTATTTAACATGCGAgtctttttccattttctttaacACCCATGTTTGCTCTTGCTGGCTTCAGCATGTCTGGAAGAGACATTAGAGATGTGTGTCAACAGGCAGAACGGTCATGGGCATCGAAGGTAACCAACTAAGCATCTACATTTTTCAACCTCACATTGGTATTGTTTACATGTGTTTGTAATTGTGGCGTCTGATAGATAATTCGAGGACAAGCGAGTAAAGATGGAGAACAAGGAAATCTTCCACCTCTGGCAGAATACACTGAGAGCGCCATGAATCGAAGGAAGGCTCTAGCTAGTATTGCAGAACAGAAAAGCCAAGGTTCTATCATGCGCCCACAGAAACCTCAATTGGATACATGTTAGAGAGGTGATTTCAGTGATAGAGACACAAACCATAGGTATATCTCTGTATATAAGGTGTGTTCCAACAATCATATCTAGATATAGTTTCTTATGGGGAGCATGCAAACTAGTCCTTGTAAATAATTCAGCAGAAGACCAATTTCAAGTTTCGCTGTGCTTAGGATTAGGATGTCCCATGCTCATTACACGACACCATCAAACATAATGCAAAGATTGGATGCAAAATCTCTTTATTGCTCTGTCCATTCTTGACAGAGAGAACATCAAGCAGACATTTTTTTTcgttaaaaacaaaagaaaaggacaagaaATCAGGGTCAGATTGCCATGGATAGACTTCAAAAGAAGTTGTTGCATTGTAGCAAATTTAGTAGCAAAGCTCCTTCCCTGCATTCACCAATCACAACTCAGTGAGTCAATCGATTAACAAACAGCTTAAAGTTCCAGACTTTTTCATTGAAAGAGCACGAACGTTACCTTGACGAGATGGGcgtctcctcctcttcttcacCAGCTCGTTTCCTCTTGCTTCCCATTCCTTTCCCTGCCACAATCGAAGCGATCCGCAACCGAGTCTGCAGCATCATTCGAGTCAACTCAGCCTCCAACTCCATCCTCCTCTTCTCTGCCTCCAGCCTTGAAGCCTCTCTTGCCTTGATCATCTCCATCTCCGCAAGGTCCATCCTTGCCATTGTCTCAGAAAAGACTCGGAAATTCGCTGCAAGATCAGCAAGTCTTGGTGGTGACACGGAGCTTACAGAGTCAGAACTCGGTGGATTATTAGAATCCTCACTGTCTGAAGGGATTTCACCAGACACCATTCCAGCGTCGCAGGCATGCTTTAAGCGGTTCTCCTCGGCCCTGTTCTGTCTGGTTCGATCGGCTGCGTCTGCCATCACAAAAGCTTTGCTCAATAACGCTCTCTCTCTCCATTATTACAGTCACCCATTTGTGAAGATGCTGCCACGTCATCTAACTTCGTGGTTAATAGGACCCACCAACAAGACTGAaccttttgatatttttaatgattgaaGCAGCCAGTGGCCCAAATAGCTAACTACacttccattttatttttttccaatcattCCTAAGGAAATTTAATGAATTTCATACTACCTAATAGGATGATTAGCTACGTTAAATCATAATTAAGGAAGTTGAATCCATTAGAATTCAAACTTTTTCCATTGAAAGAGAGCAATAAATTTGTGTATGGCAGTGCAgctgaaagtgtttttttatcccaaaaatacatcatttaatatcttttttaatataagagagttaaaattatgagaaattataaaaagaaataaattttgatttttttttatcttccttaAAATGCTTATCAAAATTgctatgtatttaaaaaaaataatagccattaatttaaaatttttattattaaaaaatacatccattcgtattacaaaataaatctagattgttttttattttttacaaaattagcATTATTTATTAgactcaaataataaaataaaatcattcacttgttttaaatattaattaaaacttcaaatGAGTTTGTTAACTACACtgtcatataaaattaaatttttaggtaTATCAAGattgtaaaatttttaataaatatatttatttatataaataattagcttaaagtataatttaacaataataatcttAGAGGtatttgaaagtataataacgattaatttttaaaatattttttttagaaatgcatcaaaaaaatattttttttattttttaaaattatttttaatattaacacatcaaaataattaaaaaataatataaaatttaaaaaaaaaaaaattaaaacttaattccGAACACCCCTGGGTAAGCAAAGTGATTaggaaacaataataataataataaaaaaaaaaccaatcgctgtacatggattaaaaaaataaatataatatactgTACCGAAATTATTGATATCTGATGATTCTAAgcagtccttttctttttctatctcATCGAGTCTCCGCAAATCAATCTAAAGTAAAAAGCAATGGCTTCAAGGAACAAGAAACCAGCAAAGCCCTCAAGCAGTAGAGCAGGCGGTATCCGTACTCTCTCCGATCTGAACCGGCGGTCTGGACTTGACTCTGACAGCGATGATGAGGATGCTCCTCAAGAGTACTACACTGGTGGCGAAAAAAGGTAAACAAAGAACTACTCTCCCTTGCACCTAActttatattcaaatttatttcttctgtcttttcaaagttttgatttttaatataaagttgTAGTCTTTTTTGGGTTAGCAAAAATGGGATtctcttataattttatgaattctttGATTTGTCTGTTAATTGATGGGGTAATAGTGGTAATTGATTGAATTATGAAGTGTGTTTTTAGTGTTGAGGGTCGAGGATGAatttttcaagaagaaaaatggaTGGGGGGGGTGTTTTTAGTCATGGCAAGAGTGATACTTGAAAGTTTAAACATTGAAAAGCATGGAGTAGAAAGTTGGGCATTTGAGAATTAGACCCTTGAGTGGAGGTATAGTGTGGAAACGGGTTCTGGGTTTTACAGCTTGGTGTGTCGCACGGTGTGATATTAGTAGTGCACTGTTAGTTTTCTTGGCCTGTGGAAACAGTTCTTTCTGTTGGATgggttttaattttcattttaattctgtCTAGAACTAAGTACTTCTCATACTTCTAACACtaatttttattgttgcagTGGTATGCTTGTCCAAGATCCTACAAAAGGTAATGATGTGGATGCAATTTTCAATCAAGCTAGACAACTTGGAGCCGTTGAAGGTCCTCTGGAGAATCTTAATCAATCTTCAAGCTCAAGAAGCTTTACTGGAACTGGTAGATTACTATCGGGGGAGACTGTACCATCTGCTCCTCAACAACCTGAGGCTGTTGTTCACAGTATTGTTTTCTGGACTAATGGTTTCACTGTAGACGATGGCCCCTTGAGGAGGCTTGACGATCCCGAAAATGCATCTTTCTTAGAGGTAATAGCAATAAaggtttaaaatgaaataaaagaattttttcagaaattagACTTTTGCTCTGGATTTCGATATCTCTGTTTCCACCACTCTACTATGAGAAAAATTCAAAGCATGTGATGAATGCAACATTCTCCATCACAATTTTTCCactatttttcttgaatcaacAATGGCTCATATTGATCTAGCTACATAGGTAGTTCATCCTTGGGCTTCTTTTTCCACATCCTGTTGAACCTTCACTTATAGCAACATAAACTAGCGcaactttcattttattttgttgtgttttacTTTTACCTATTGATGTGATCCAAATTTGTATCAAAGGAAAAGTTGGAATTAGAATGAAGGAATTGATAGGAATTGAGAACAAATACATAAACCTTAGAAAGAagcttttttctaaaatttattttataaaatgacatTCAAAACTACTTAGGAATACAATCTAAGGCCTAATTTATAAACTTCCTACATCTTGTAAACACCTAACAACAATAGTAAAAAATTACAGCCATGACTTGGACAAAGAAGTCAAAAGCTATGGCTCAAAACCCAATTGTAAGTTCAACTGAAAGCTGCCCACAATCCTTGC contains:
- the LOC118058396 gene encoding uncharacterized protein At4g22160 — protein: MADAADRTRQNRAEENRLKHACDAGMVSGEIPSDSEDSNNPPSSDSVSSVSPPRLADLAANFRVFSETMARMDLAEMEMIKAREASRLEAEKRRMELEAELTRMMLQTRLRIASIVAGKGMGSKRKRAGEEEEETPISSREGALLLNLLQCNNFF